Below is a genomic region from Henckelia pumila isolate YLH828 chromosome 3, ASM3356847v2, whole genome shotgun sequence.
ACATCATGAATGAAAGACCTAGAACAAAATTAGTTTTTGAACATGGTCATTTCTTTCAAGATAACAAGTTGAAGTGCACAAATACAAGTGGTATGAGTTTTACTTGGACAGGATCATCTCCAGTCCGATCCAATCCAACTGTGTAAGAAGTCCAAATGTGTAATAATTTCTTAGTATACATTAATTATGTAGGTATCATTCAACACCCTAAGTGGTTAGCCTATTAATAATAGAGGTTGCGTATCATTAAAAGCCGATTAATAATAGAGGTTGCGTATCATTAAAACCTAGTGCGTCACTCaataattgcaaaaaaaaaaaaaaaaaaaaaaaactttatatgACTACACTACTAGGTCTCTCCCATATTGTGAATCATTTGTGTTTTCTTTCCACTACAATGGCATCTGCACAAGAATTTATCTACGATTGTAGAATTCTGATTGAAACTAACGATGATCATCGTCATCGTCTGATAATCTTTGAAGATGAAGCTTAGGTTACAAAATGTTTGTTGCGACTGTAAATCGGTGATTTGGATTGCAGATAAAACTTAAACGTCCTTTTTCATGTTCATCCATGAGCGTTAGTTTTCGCTTTTGTTTCTATCAAAAAAGTGTCTTGTTTGCAACTCAAATCGAAATGAGATGAATCTCCCAGACCAACTCAACAAATTAATCAGCGTTGATGATCACAAATGTACTTCCGAaactatataaaattaaaataaaattcgaagAACCTTCAGAACAAGATCATCATCAGGCCGGGAGGGGCGGCGATCGGAGATCTGAGAGAGTGGAAGAAAAAGAGCGAGCAGCTATGGCGGCACCAACTTCAGATTGAAAACTAATATTTAAAAGCATCATTTAATCGCACATCAGAGCTTGTTTTCTTTCCACATCTTTCGGAGCTTCCATTGCCGCTTCCAGctctctcttcccaaatctcttCAGCCCCCAATCCGTTTCCCCCCAGGGATTTTTCCAGTACGAGGGGAAAGAATAAATACTTAGGGTTTCAAATTTCGTCATCCACCCCTGTATTTTGTTACATTGTCAATGCAACCCACAATATATTATCACCAATTGCAAAAACGACaccaaatcaatattttttgtatttttaagtatttaaatagaataaatattttACGACACAAACAAATATCACTGTAACATGCTCCCGAGATTATATATAGAAAACAAAAAAGGAGAGGATATGTGATATTCAAAGTATATCTTTAAGAGGAGATGAATGTGAATTAAGCCCTTAGAATTAGAATCAAgagaatttaagattaaaaaaGCACCAAGATCAAGCGATCAGTAGCCAAAAAATTGTCCATTTTACATGTTATGGCTTGTGTCGTCCAATTGGTTCCcaaatgtaataataataatgtgggGAAAAAAACCCCTTGAACTCCCAACCAATCAATCATTCCTATCTTTCTTCTGTCCTTTTCACAGCAGAAGATGGTTGTAACATAAATATATGTCTTAATATGATCCTATCCCCAAATATGTAGTTTCACTATTATATGATGCCCTTTTGCCACCTATTTCTCTCTACACTAACTTCCATTTTCCCAATCTTGAGAAACACGGCCAAATACAACAAATATAAATGAGATTCAAGAACAAAAGAATGTAAAACCATAGATGGTTGTAGTTTTGATGAGAATCCTCTTCAAGTTAGCAAGTCATAGTCCTCTCAAGTTAATGTCTTCTTCGACCCTTCTGTAAAATAACACGTACGCAGCCGAAGTCTTGATCTTGTCCTCGGAGATGGGAGACACATGGCTGTCGTCAAAGTCGTACCACCGATCACCACCATGCTGATATTTACAGAATAGTTAGAACATGCTCAGAAAATTAGATGAAACTAGCATATATGCACTGCCACAACATGATTTGCTAAATCTAGTACTTTTGAAGATGCTATGTTTGGACTCGTTTTTTGGATTTGATTTCTCATTTCCTGAATATGAAACTAAAAGTAAACCTCTTTTTTTCTGAGATAAAgtgcaaaaacaaaacaaaaaataaaaataatcaaacaatgaaGGTACACTTACATGGACAAACGCCGTGTAGTGACCACCTCCCATACTTCCATAATGATTACTAATAGCATAGAGAACGTAACGGTTTGAAGCTTGCCCACCCTTCTGATCTATATAATCAGACATATCAAGGTCATGGATGGGGAAATCGACAAAGGTTTCCAATTTGTTCTTCAGATACTGGCTGTAGGAGAATCTTTTCAAATGAATCACCAAAATTTCTGGCAGTCTCCAGAGATCTAATTTTTTACTAGCTTGACAATGTTTTTTACACACCGGGCAGTACCTAAAAGGGCAAATGGCAGATTAGAAAAATAATGAGTGAATACTAAGTAACAGACACAAATACTTACTAAGCTGGCATAAATTAGAGAGAGGAAAATATGTTGATACTAGAATGCACATATCAATTAATGAGGACAAGAAAGATCAACTTAGATCACACTAATTGATCAACCTTAAGCAATTTATGAAGTACTATTTATGGATCTTCGGCAAAATCCATCAGATATTACAACAAATCTCTAGTTTCTTTATATGTGCTTCTTCGAGGTAGCTAACATACAGAGCCACTACCAGCTAAGAGTCATAATGATAACTGATACCAACAGGGTAGAATTTGCAGAAAGACTATCTTAAAGTATGATATGATTCTTCATATTCACCTTATTAACAAGATATGCTCACAATGTAATCTATCAAGTAAGTGGTGGATAAAAaaggataaataaaaaaattaaaaaaaaaaaaggaaaccaGAATAGCTCACTGACCACATATCTTCAGGTCCTAGAGGCTCCTCCTTGAGAAATGCTTCAAGACATTTAAACAGAGAGATAGACTCTTGTGGTCTTTTCGTAAAGAAACCAGATTTGAAAACTTCAGGCAACAAGCTAAGAGGCTGAACGTTATAATGCTTGGCCGTTGACTCTGACCAACATGCAAGCACATTCAATCGTGTGGGCATGGCCTTCAGATTCACCGGCTCTTCCATTGTAATCTCTGAGTCTCTTTCTATTCCCTTTTCATCGGTTAAGTAAAACTGAAACTTGTTACCACACGATGAATCAGGCTCTTCTGCACTAGCTGTCTCAGGGGGTTCGGTTAGTCTAGGATTTTTATTATCCTCCACTTCCACCTCAGCAGCATTGTTGTCTGTGCTGCAATAATTATCAATAGATTCTTTATCTGGGACCAAGAATGGAGCAAGTAACTTTGTATACAGTTCAAAGATTTCAGATCCAGTGGTGATGGCTTGGCGTACTACAAGAGGGAATCCAAATGCCCTCCCACTTGTGGACAGTTTCCCGAAAACAAATCTCCtgcaataaatattaattaaacagCTTAAATTAAAAAGCATGGTACAGCCGGACGATAAATATCGCAGAAGCAACACTTTTTTCCATGGCAAACAACTTTACCAACTAAAAAGTATAAGAAAATCCACAAAACACATTCCTTGCAAGGGATTATGCAGCCAGGTCAAAACCTAGCAATGACAATAATCTCCATGTATGGCATCATATATTAACTGGCATATAAGGTTCATCAAGACATTGTTGTGTGATGTCCAGATGAATTACTGGCTTCCAAAAAAATATAACACCAAACGACCAGGTGGACTCAGCTAAGTTTACATTTAGATTCCTTAATGTTCAAATCCCGAGCAAAAAGAAAAATTAGAACATGGATGATTAAAAACTCATTTGCACCAACTATgtagaaattataaaataaaactcGTCTTTGCCAATAGATGGTCATAAAGTTGCAAACCAAAAAACGAGTATATCCAACTGCATATATACATGCAGCATCCTTAGATATGTGTATTAGTATTATAAAATGAGGATACCCTGACAATTAAAGTCACTGATGAGAGTATTCGTTCACTTTCAGTTTCTGTTGCATGCAGAATTAAACAATAGACTAAAAAAGGAATATTACTTACAATTTGAATCTTTTATGCTTGTCATCAATCATCTTAACAAAAATGACTTGGGAAAATAATACATGTAACAAGATTTTCCAGGCTAATGCTATTTCTAGAAGATATTCCATCCACCATTTACAACCAGTTGAGCAACCACTGTAATCCAAAAAACCACAAGGCATCTCGGTTAAACAATCTTTGATGTCCGTACCTGCCAACTAAATTATGATCCGCATACAATTTCAAGCTCAACCTGCTAATGATCTTATGTATTCTTTCTGTGGAATAAATAGGTTGAGTTCCACCGAAATCCCAGCATGGCAcgcacaaaatttatttttgttaaagcTAACATATGACCTCTTATTATTCATCCATTGATGAAATGACCGATGCTCTATAGATGCTGAGCAAGTCATTATCATAGAAATCACGAAATGATACAGATATTAGATTGGCTAGTTACCAGCAGAAGATGGTGTTTAATTGCTGAATAGAACTATTCTGTATTGTTGATTCCACTAAATCAAGCACAAACTTTTTGCGGACGCGTGTAATATACTATACATGGCAAAATACAGACAAAGAATCATGCAGTTTTGGACTTACTCTTCTATTTTCTGGTGCATAAACACAATCAGAGGAACTTCCTTAGCATCCTTTGACAGCCTATATGCTATTAGTTGATCACCATCTCTAATTAAAGATAATGAATCAGTAGGCTCCTCTAGAAATCGTATTATACGGTTGTTATATATCTGTGAAACAGTTTGTAGATCTTAGAGCTTGAATTGTAAGAAGTATAAAAAGgagaaataataataaaatcgcCTGAAGGGTaaaaataaatctaaaataGTGTGATAACTGCTGTTACCTCAGCAACCAAAAGTGTCTCGTCAACCCCCAAAGAACATGCTGCACTTAAAGACTGAATTAAATCTTCAAGCTTTCCATTCTTGGGTACAGAAACAGTAAATGAGGATGGCAGCGTATTGCCATCAGTTTTTACAATCGTCAATGTCATTGTCCGAATCGTTGTCGATGGCAGTGGTAACGACAGATACATGAATGGATCAAAAGTAACAGACACCTTTCTACAAATTGGGCATACTAATGTTGATCGATATTGACCCTGAGATGGCAACAGTCAGCGGGAAGTTAAGCAAGGCTAGAGAAGGCAACCATAAAGACCAAACAGTTACCAGACATTCCTCTGTCAATCTCTAAGAAGAGAAGGTCAAAAGCAGTGCGGTGAAAAATATAGTTTTCAAAGTTATACAAATAATCCGAAAAATGTAGcatgatttgaatatttaaggCCATTGATCTTTAATGAGAATTCACTGGATTCATGATTACTGAAACTCAAAAACAG
It encodes:
- the LOC140887178 gene encoding ubiquitin carboxyl-terminal hydrolase 8 — translated: MENGDNNNGPAAVSLNTLNIEPHLPQEEGEPLSLDQDQRVYLVPFRWWKEAQDPSSSDLKVGIPYIASPASSYGGAMKILNNIFYSDIAFNLKKEDPSLSRSVENGEVGVSGRDYALVPGEMWLQTLKWHSDSRSSSQNIKCSSAVEEDMSDIYPLQLRLSVQRESNAFSVKISKKDNLVECFRRACKIFNVDTDPLWVWDFSGQTTLLFLNDKNKISKESQKQADQDLLLELQVYGLSDSVRNRGVKKEELAPYTNGTSNLMNGSAINNSYSSTRHSSTIFGSSFEAGSLGLTGLQNLGNTCFMNSSLQCLAHTPKLVDYFLGDYRREINSENPLGMNGEIASAFGDLLKKLWTPGATPVTPRTFKLKLAHFAPQFSGFNQHDSQELLAFLLDGLHEDLNRVKCKPYVEAKDSDGRPDEEVADEYWKNHLARNDSIIVDLCQGQYRSTLVCPICRKVSVTFDPFMYLSLPLPSTTIRTMTLTIVKTDGNTLPSSFTVSVPKNGKLEDLIQSLSAACSLGVDETLLVAEIYNNRIIRFLEEPTDSLSLIRDGDQLIAYRLSKDAKEVPLIVFMHQKIEERFVFGKLSTSGRAFGFPLVVRQAITTGSEIFELYTKLLAPFLVPDKESIDNYCSTDNNAAEVEVEDNKNPRLTEPPETASAEEPDSSCGNKFQFYLTDEKGIERDSEITMEEPVNLKAMPTRLNVLACWSESTAKHYNVQPLSLLPEVFKSGFFTKRPQESISLFKCLEAFLKEEPLGPEDMWYCPVCKKHCQASKKLDLWRLPEILVIHLKRFSYSQYLKNKLETFVDFPIHDLDMSDYIDQKGGQASNRYVLYAISNHYGSMGGGHYTAFVHHGGDRWYDFDDSHVSPISEDKIKTSAAYVLFYRRVEEDINLRGL